Proteins from a single region of Chitinibacter bivalviorum:
- a CDS encoding sodium-dependent bicarbonate transport family permease, translated as MQIDPVVLFFLLGLAAGVAKSDLKLPSALYDTLSVFLLLAIGIKGGLVLAKQPILEILPQALLVIAMGFILPLLAYPVLRLKLAQPDAASVAAHYGSASVVTFAVGVAYLTRLGVSYESQSTLFLVLLEMPALIIGVILARLGAKADGAKAGHGWGKLLHEVLLGKSMVLLMGGLLIGLVAGPEGIKPLDKLYLDLFKPVLTLFLLEMGLVVAGKIGVLRQQGLFILAIGVGVPLAFSWVGIGFGLMMGLSLGGLTLLGTLAASASYIAAPAAMRMAVPQANPALSLGAALGITFPFNLLVGIPLYYQFASAVA; from the coding sequence ATGCAAATCGATCCCGTTGTCCTATTTTTCTTGCTGGGTTTGGCTGCGGGAGTGGCCAAGTCAGATTTAAAACTGCCAAGCGCTCTATATGACACCTTATCGGTATTTTTATTGCTGGCCATTGGTATCAAAGGCGGTTTGGTGTTGGCCAAACAACCAATTTTAGAGATATTGCCGCAGGCTTTGCTGGTCATCGCGATGGGTTTTATTTTGCCCTTGCTGGCTTATCCGGTGTTACGCCTCAAGCTCGCTCAGCCAGATGCCGCAAGCGTCGCAGCGCATTATGGCTCTGCTTCGGTGGTGACGTTTGCTGTCGGGGTGGCTTATTTGACGCGTCTTGGGGTGAGCTACGAGTCGCAAAGTACTTTGTTTCTAGTCTTGCTGGAAATGCCCGCATTGATCATTGGCGTGATATTGGCGCGTCTTGGCGCCAAAGCCGACGGAGCGAAAGCTGGGCATGGTTGGGGTAAATTGCTGCATGAGGTTTTACTGGGTAAAAGCATGGTCTTGCTGATGGGCGGCTTGTTGATCGGTTTGGTGGCTGGGCCAGAAGGGATTAAACCGCTAGATAAGCTGTATTTAGATCTATTTAAACCCGTATTAACCTTGTTCCTGTTAGAAATGGGCTTAGTGGTTGCAGGGAAGATCGGCGTCTTGCGCCAGCAAGGTTTATTTATTTTGGCCATTGGCGTGGGCGTTCCGTTGGCTTTTAGCTGGGTCGGGATTGGTTTTGGCTTGATGATGGGGCTGTCATTGGGCGGGCTCACTTTGTTGGGTACCTTGGCGGCCTCGGCCAGCTACATCGCTGCGCCCGCCGCAATGCGGATGGCAGTACCGCAGGCCAATCCTGCCTTGTCGCTTGGCGCGGCGTTGGGGATCACGTTTCCATTTAATCTGCTGGTGGGTATCCCGCTCTATTATCAATTCGCTAGTGCTGTTGCATAA
- a CDS encoding DedA family protein, which produces METWLHSLLAHSSELALLLLFIIVLAESTAIVGLLIPGTVLMLAMGALIGNGQMDFWVACAVGFIAALIGDGLSYWLGYRYRSQLHRLSIIRPHRRLLIQARLVLRHHGPVGIFVGRFLGPTRPVLPMVAGMLSMPRRRFWPACVLACLLWTPAYLMPGILAGAAIGLASDGLFSFPILLTLAAISVGLVLWLGTQAVRHSLRARALAGMPVHLSWGAPLSGIACAVAVWQIAVHPLAPIYGARVWQVLA; this is translated from the coding sequence ATGGAAACCTGGCTGCATTCATTATTGGCACATTCAAGCGAACTGGCTTTATTGCTGCTGTTTATCATCGTTCTGGCCGAATCAACCGCGATTGTGGGTTTGCTGATCCCCGGTACAGTCTTAATGCTGGCGATGGGCGCGTTGATTGGCAATGGCCAAATGGATTTCTGGGTCGCTTGTGCAGTTGGTTTTATCGCCGCCCTGATTGGTGATGGCTTATCGTACTGGTTGGGTTATCGCTATCGCAGCCAGCTCCATCGCTTATCGATTATTCGTCCGCATCGCCGTTTATTGATTCAGGCACGGCTTGTGTTGCGCCATCACGGCCCAGTAGGGATTTTTGTCGGCCGCTTTTTGGGGCCAACTCGCCCAGTATTGCCGATGGTGGCGGGCATGCTGTCGATGCCACGACGTCGCTTCTGGCCCGCCTGTGTCTTGGCCTGCTTACTCTGGACTCCCGCGTATCTGATGCCGGGTATTTTGGCTGGCGCCGCAATTGGCTTGGCGAGCGATGGCTTATTTTCCTTCCCGATTCTACTAACGCTAGCGGCGATTTCAGTCGGCTTGGTGCTGTGGCTCGGCACGCAGGCGGTGCGGCATAGCCTGCGCGCTCGCGCTTTGGCGGGCATGCCAGTTCATCTCAGCTGGGGAGCGCCGCTCAGTGGCATCGCTTGCGCAGTGGCTGTCTGGCAAATTGCTGTTCATCCACTCGCGCCTATCTATGGCGCACGCGTCTGGCAAGTTTTGGCCTAA
- the gloA gene encoding lactoylglutathione lyase, which yields MRILHTMLRVGDLDRSIAFYTEVLGMQLLRRKDYAEGRFTLAFLGYGDEAHHTVLELTHNWDTSSYDLGNAYGHIALETPNIVATCDAVRAKGGKVVREPGPMKHGTTVIAFVEDPDGYKIEFIQP from the coding sequence ATGCGTATTTTACATACGATGTTGCGCGTGGGTGATCTGGATCGCTCGATCGCTTTTTATACCGAAGTACTGGGCATGCAGCTTTTGCGTCGCAAAGATTATGCCGAAGGCCGCTTTACGCTAGCTTTTCTAGGCTATGGCGATGAGGCGCACCACACCGTGCTGGAATTAACGCATAACTGGGATACTAGCAGTTATGACTTGGGCAATGCTTATGGCCATATTGCACTGGAAACACCCAATATCGTGGCGACGTGTGATGCCGTTCGCGCCAAAGGGGGCAAAGTCGTGCGCGAGCCCGGCCCGATGAAGCATGGCACTACAGTGATTGCTTTTGTTGAAGACCCCGATGGCTATAAAATCGAGTTCATTCAACCCTAA
- a CDS encoding sodium:proton antiporter: MLKFVLALASLLPSVAMAAGLDGSSMSLNWIIPFAGLLLSIALFPIFAPHFWHENFGKVAAFWGALFVIPFALHAGVGITAEVIVHALLEEYIPFILILFALYTVSGGILVWGNLHGSPKLNTGILALGTVLASLMGTTGAAMLLIRPILKANDNRLHNVHVVVFFIFLVANVGGGLTPLGDPPLFLGFLKGVDFMWTVEHMAGPVLLMSALLLAMFYAIDSYYFKKEGVLPRDKTPDSALKIYGKRNFYLLAAIIGLVVMSGVWKPGIEWEVMGSHLGLQDIVRDVLLLVIGLISLKITPAQVRAGNDFNWGPILEVAKLFAGIFIAMAPAIAILKAGSDGAMANLVALVSNPDGTPHDSMYFWMTGILSAFLDNAPTYLVFFNLAHGDAAHMMGPYASTLLAISCGAVFMGAMSYIGNAPNFMVKAVAEDRGVKMPSFFGYMGWSIACLLPVCIVMTLVFFHY, translated from the coding sequence ATGTTGAAATTTGTTTTGGCATTGGCGAGCTTACTGCCCAGCGTCGCCATGGCGGCAGGTTTGGACGGCAGCAGCATGTCGCTCAATTGGATCATTCCCTTTGCAGGGCTGTTATTGTCTATCGCACTGTTTCCTATTTTTGCGCCCCATTTCTGGCACGAAAATTTTGGTAAAGTGGCCGCCTTTTGGGGCGCGCTGTTTGTGATTCCCTTTGCACTGCACGCAGGCGTAGGTATTACTGCAGAAGTGATCGTTCACGCGCTGCTCGAGGAATATATCCCCTTTATTCTGATTTTGTTCGCGCTCTACACCGTCTCTGGCGGCATCTTGGTGTGGGGCAATCTGCATGGTTCACCCAAGCTCAATACTGGCATTCTGGCCTTGGGAACAGTACTGGCCTCATTGATGGGTACCACCGGCGCGGCGATGCTGCTGATTCGCCCCATCCTGAAAGCCAATGACAATCGACTCCATAATGTACATGTGGTGGTGTTCTTTATTTTTCTCGTTGCCAACGTCGGTGGCGGTCTAACACCATTGGGCGATCCACCGCTCTTCCTCGGCTTTTTGAAGGGCGTGGATTTTATGTGGACGGTTGAACATATGGCTGGTCCGGTCTTGCTGATGAGCGCCTTGCTCTTAGCGATGTTTTACGCCATTGATAGCTATTACTTCAAAAAAGAAGGCGTACTACCGCGCGACAAAACGCCCGATAGCGCGCTCAAAATCTATGGCAAGCGTAATTTCTACCTGCTTGCGGCGATTATCGGCCTCGTGGTGATGTCGGGTGTTTGGAAGCCTGGCATCGAATGGGAAGTCATGGGCTCGCACCTTGGCTTGCAAGACATTGTGCGCGATGTGCTATTGCTGGTGATTGGCCTGATTTCTTTAAAAATCACGCCAGCTCAAGTGCGTGCGGGCAACGATTTTAACTGGGGGCCGATTCTGGAAGTCGCCAAGCTATTTGCCGGCATCTTTATCGCGATGGCACCCGCGATTGCGATTTTGAAGGCCGGCTCTGATGGCGCAATGGCCAATCTGGTCGCGCTAGTCAGCAATCCCGATGGCACGCCGCACGACTCGATGTATTTCTGGATGACCGGTATTTTGTCGGCCTTCCTTGATAATGCACCGACCTATCTGGTGTTCTTCAATCTGGCGCATGGCGATGCGGCACATATGATGGGCCCATACGCCTCAACGCTCTTGGCGATTTCCTGCGGTGCGGTCTTTATGGGCGCGATGAGCTATATCGGTAACGCCCCCAACTTTATGGTTAAAGCGGTGGCTGAAGATCGTGGCGTCAAAATGCCAAGCTTCTTTGGCTATATGGGCTGGTCCATCGCCTGCTTGCTGCCGGTGTGTATTGTGATGACCTTGGTATTCTTCCACTACTGA
- a CDS encoding phosphoketolase family protein produces the protein MRGVTVAQPLSPSVLDRMHRYFQAANYLSVGQIYLLDNPMLKLPLKREHIKPRLLGHWGTTPGLNFIFAHANRIITEREVNMIYITGPGHGGPGFVANTWLEGSYEEFFPSIDRSEAGMQRLFKQFSFPRGIPSHVAPETPGSMHEGGELGYSVSHAYGAALDNPDQVVIAVVGDGEAETGPLAASWHSTKYIHPINDGFVLPILHLNGYKIANPTLLARMDKEEVTKLFEGYGYEPIFVELKNETFNDKPETFVQIHQDMAAAMDLCMDKFAAIRAKAEAEVAAGQPIVRPRWPMIVMRTPKGWTGPKEIKGKKVEDYWRSHQVPFSDIDGENVLNLEKWLASYDVKSLFNDDGSVKEELTSLAPKGQKRIGSNPVVHGQVSKDLKMPDFRNYEVKFAKPGTENAEMTRVMGKFLRDIMKENEAEKNFRIFGPDETASNRWNDVFEVSGKTWLANYFEEDKTNDFLQQDGRVMEILSEHTCQGWLEAYNLTGRHGFFSCYEAFIHVIDSMFNQHAKWLKTTRHINWRKPIPSLNYLLTSHVWRQDHNGFSHQDPGFIDHVVNKKAEVIRVYLPADANTLLSVTDHVLRSRHYVNVVVAGKQPALQYLTMDQAIKHATKGLGIWDWASNDQDGEPDVVMACAGEIPTMEALAATDMLRQHFPDLKIRFVNVCDLMTLQPNEEHPHGLTDREFDAIFTADKPVMFAFHGYPWLIHRLTYRRNGHANIHARGYIEEGSTSTPFDMVVVNQLDRFNLAIDVIDRVPKLQKIGAHVRQKLTDKLVEHAQYIADVGDDMPEVKDWKWPY, from the coding sequence ATAAGAGGTGTTACCGTGGCTCAACCGTTATCTCCAAGCGTATTAGATAGAATGCATCGCTATTTCCAAGCGGCAAACTATTTGTCTGTTGGTCAAATCTACTTGCTCGACAATCCAATGCTGAAACTGCCGCTGAAACGCGAGCACATCAAGCCACGTTTGTTGGGTCACTGGGGTACTACACCTGGTCTGAACTTCATTTTTGCTCATGCTAACCGCATCATTACTGAACGCGAAGTTAACATGATCTACATCACTGGCCCTGGCCATGGTGGTCCTGGTTTCGTTGCGAATACTTGGTTGGAAGGTTCATACGAAGAGTTCTTCCCAAGCATCGATCGTTCTGAAGCAGGTATGCAACGCCTGTTCAAACAATTCTCTTTCCCACGTGGCATACCATCACACGTAGCTCCTGAAACTCCAGGTTCTATGCACGAAGGTGGCGAGTTGGGTTATTCAGTATCACACGCATACGGCGCGGCTTTGGACAATCCAGACCAAGTAGTAATCGCTGTAGTGGGTGACGGTGAAGCTGAAACTGGCCCATTGGCTGCTTCTTGGCACTCTACTAAGTACATCCACCCGATCAATGACGGTTTTGTACTGCCAATCTTGCACTTGAACGGTTACAAAATTGCTAACCCAACACTTCTTGCCCGTATGGACAAAGAAGAAGTAACTAAATTGTTCGAAGGTTATGGCTACGAGCCAATCTTCGTTGAATTGAAAAACGAAACATTCAACGACAAACCAGAAACATTCGTACAAATCCACCAAGACATGGCTGCGGCAATGGACTTGTGTATGGACAAATTTGCTGCGATCCGCGCTAAAGCTGAAGCTGAAGTGGCTGCTGGTCAACCAATCGTTCGCCCACGTTGGCCAATGATTGTAATGCGCACGCCAAAAGGCTGGACTGGCCCGAAAGAAATCAAAGGCAAAAAAGTAGAAGACTACTGGCGCAGCCACCAAGTTCCATTCTCTGATATCGACGGCGAGAATGTACTGAACTTGGAAAAATGGTTGGCTTCTTACGACGTTAAATCTTTGTTTAACGACGACGGCTCAGTAAAAGAAGAATTGACTTCATTGGCACCAAAAGGTCAAAAACGTATCGGCTCTAACCCAGTTGTACACGGCCAAGTGTCTAAAGACCTGAAAATGCCTGACTTCCGTAACTACGAAGTTAAATTTGCAAAACCAGGCACTGAAAATGCTGAAATGACTCGCGTAATGGGTAAATTCCTGCGCGACATCATGAAAGAAAATGAAGCAGAGAAAAACTTCCGTATCTTCGGCCCAGATGAAACTGCATCTAACCGTTGGAACGACGTATTCGAAGTTTCAGGTAAAACTTGGTTGGCGAACTACTTCGAAGAAGACAAAACCAATGACTTCTTGCAACAAGATGGCCGTGTAATGGAAATCTTGTCTGAGCACACTTGCCAAGGTTGGCTCGAAGCGTACAACTTGACTGGTCGTCACGGTTTCTTTAGCTGCTACGAAGCGTTCATCCACGTGATCGATTCAATGTTTAACCAGCACGCTAAATGGCTGAAAACAACTCGTCACATCAACTGGCGCAAACCGATTCCATCGTTGAACTACCTGTTGACTTCACACGTATGGCGTCAAGACCACAACGGCTTCTCTCACCAAGATCCAGGCTTTATCGATCACGTGGTGAACAAAAAAGCTGAAGTGATCCGTGTTTACTTGCCAGCTGATGCGAACACTTTGTTGTCTGTAACTGACCACGTATTGCGTTCACGTCACTATGTGAACGTGGTTGTTGCCGGTAAACAGCCAGCACTGCAATACCTGACTATGGATCAAGCGATCAAACACGCGACCAAAGGTCTGGGTATCTGGGATTGGGCATCAAACGACCAAGACGGCGAGCCAGATGTAGTGATGGCGTGTGCGGGTGAAATCCCAACCATGGAAGCTTTGGCTGCAACTGATATGCTGCGTCAACACTTCCCAGATCTGAAAATCCGCTTCGTTAACGTCTGCGATTTGATGACTCTGCAACCAAACGAAGAGCACCCACACGGCCTGACAGACCGCGAATTTGACGCGATCTTCACTGCTGACAAGCCTGTGATGTTTGCCTTCCACGGTTACCCATGGTTGATTCACCGCCTGACTTACCGTCGTAACGGCCACGCTAACATCCATGCTCGTGGTTACATCGAAGAAGGTTCTACTTCGACTCCGTTCGACATGGTTGTGGTTAACCAACTTGACCGCTTTAACTTGGCAATCGACGTGATTGACCGTGTACCAAAACTGCAAAAAATTGGTGCACACGTTCGTCAGAAACTCACTGACAAACTGGTTGAACACGCTCAGTACATCGCTGATGTGGGCGATGACATGCCAGAAGTTAAAGATTGGAAATGGCCTTACTAA
- a CDS encoding inositol monophosphatase family protein: MNTATPSPSLQALINIAREVAATEVMPRYQKVVAEVKHDGSLFTEADLAAQTALQRLLPLLVDCPVLGEEMSQSEQEKLWEDHPAGLWIVDPIDGTSNFAHGLPYFAVSIALYREHRPVLGVVYIPVLDECFAAEAGCGAWLNSERLPLLNDDKILKHAMASIETKWLSGHLATRVVTVNPYHSHRNFGASTIDWCWLAAGRTDVMLHGAQKLWDYAAGVLILLESGGQVGALFHDNYWDENPWHRSAVAARTPSLFKSWMEWVQKNK, from the coding sequence GTGAATACCGCAACACCTAGCCCATCGTTACAAGCCCTGATCAATATTGCGCGTGAAGTCGCCGCAACTGAGGTCATGCCGCGCTATCAAAAAGTGGTCGCCGAGGTGAAGCACGACGGTAGCTTATTCACAGAAGCCGATCTGGCCGCACAAACCGCATTGCAACGCCTCTTACCGCTGCTCGTCGATTGCCCCGTACTGGGCGAAGAGATGAGCCAAAGCGAGCAGGAAAAGCTGTGGGAAGATCACCCTGCTGGCCTGTGGATCGTCGATCCAATTGACGGCACCAGCAATTTTGCCCACGGTCTACCCTATTTTGCCGTCTCCATCGCACTCTACCGCGAGCATCGCCCGGTGCTAGGCGTGGTGTATATCCCCGTGCTGGATGAATGTTTTGCCGCGGAAGCGGGCTGCGGAGCATGGCTCAATAGCGAGCGCCTACCGCTTTTGAACGACGATAAAATCCTCAAACACGCGATGGCCTCGATTGAAACCAAATGGCTATCGGGCCATTTGGCGACACGCGTGGTAACCGTGAACCCTTACCATAGCCACCGCAATTTCGGCGCTTCCACCATTGATTGGTGCTGGCTCGCGGCAGGGCGCACCGACGTGATGCTGCATGGCGCGCAAAAACTGTGGGATTACGCTGCTGGCGTGCTAATTTTGCTCGAATCCGGCGGCCAAGTTGGCGCGCTGTTTCATGATAATTATTGGGATGAAAACCCTTGGCACCGCAGCGCAGTAGCCGCGCGTACACCCAGCTTATTCAAAAGCTGGATGGAGTGGGTACAAAAAAATAAATAG
- a CDS encoding AraC family transcriptional regulator has translation MDLSPRTSRLLNTCLQLEQQLSTPWRLDDLARNASYSATHFERVFAELTGHTPIDYLQQRRLLRAALRTRHENTPLLQIAHETGFSSDSVFSRNFRKAFGFAPRDWRKGAWLEFHLDIQARWRRLHQSDPQGTSDESLMASLEACKPDIALSARVRFCPRLPIWCTRRFGLWGRYAAEYGQILKNTLPSGERPPLWCAITREDPGFITGEQGFAEWAVLATGAPPEGWLVDKMPAGYYLCLAYRGAGAQFRWLYSDWLECQQRWIPDASRPHLHLFRNNGAIEHGELRLPVRLA, from the coding sequence ATGGATTTATCACCACGTACATCGCGCTTGCTCAATACCTGCCTGCAGTTAGAGCAGCAATTGTCCACGCCTTGGCGGCTTGATGACCTCGCACGAAATGCATCTTATTCGGCCACTCACTTTGAGCGGGTCTTCGCTGAGCTGACCGGTCATACTCCGATTGATTATCTCCAGCAGCGTCGCTTACTTCGTGCCGCCTTACGCACTCGGCATGAAAATACCCCATTACTCCAAATCGCCCATGAAACAGGGTTTAGCTCAGATAGTGTTTTTTCCCGCAATTTTCGCAAAGCTTTTGGCTTTGCTCCTCGCGATTGGCGCAAAGGGGCATGGCTAGAGTTTCACCTCGATATACAGGCGCGTTGGCGGCGATTGCATCAGAGTGATCCTCAAGGCACCAGCGATGAATCCTTAATGGCATCACTCGAAGCGTGCAAACCAGATATCGCACTCAGCGCAAGAGTTAGATTTTGCCCCCGCTTACCCATCTGGTGTACCAGACGCTTTGGGCTCTGGGGACGTTACGCCGCAGAATATGGGCAGATACTGAAAAACACCCTGCCTTCGGGTGAGCGTCCACCCTTATGGTGCGCCATCACCCGGGAAGATCCAGGTTTTATTACCGGTGAACAAGGATTTGCTGAATGGGCGGTACTGGCAACAGGTGCGCCACCAGAGGGTTGGCTGGTCGATAAAATGCCAGCAGGATACTATTTATGCCTAGCTTATCGAGGAGCGGGTGCGCAATTTCGCTGGTTATATAGTGACTGGCTCGAATGCCAGCAACGCTGGATTCCCGATGCCAGTCGACCCCACCTTCATCTTTTTCGCAATAACGGCGCAATCGAACACGGCGAATTGCGCCTACCCGTTAGGCTGGCTTAA
- a CDS encoding IPT/TIG domain-containing protein produces MIKKIIAVTALILSACGGGGGGGGSADLSVSTDRQALNISFVEGSSAPSGTIEVRTSGTARDAVYVGGAWTGKAISKMTYTLGTTTATFNTTVDPNLAAGTYSGMITLLACKDMNCNAHYAGSPMKIPYTITVSAGLTVTSGPTTLASVPGTGVNGNIKVQLPAGATSLSAVVAPNLDATTPWLSAKVTGTTVELSAAAMPSVGTYKNNLTLTARDANQQVISTKNISIEYTVNTPNTQLITIGGDTQTADLLKTWSTPAQSNGATGTWTARSDSNWLKIITPTGQSGGNLSYQIDPAQISAVGNFAEQPLSGTITLTPDQSNQPVRQLQVQLEKKLPEITSAMPTGLVNQSNQLIVRGRGFASLQNPAARLVITPSLSTNAVTVVNDTELRIQLPGAAAGTYTLSMGNALNATMNSSASYNVVSIPSLTYTELPAATGRSTALIFDPLRQAIFAISSGINNTDGHITRYVKNDSSWNTLGTTTIPNLLNANLSPDLSQLIVATTNGDISMRDPVTLAELKRVNYPEGLGNKAPYINSHGLSISNDNKVWLALSNAGQWGGLGYFDLQTLTFSNLTYRDAYNGPGFAHSGNGERVVFSPSYGISPASTLRYFNAADHTLQTAPHDLTTSSDIHLNTDGTRMVFNGRIYDGAFNVLGSLTLPDSNYSIERVVLSPDGSRAYVLAVNYNLYSQNSTTAPEPASKPKIYVFNTSASNAGVPVVGNFDLASYPMCWYNDLYKTNPCGNTPLEITPDGLNLIISGTKKLIIQPIPAPLRPASSSSLKSVRQLGSSKVQMQEWKMH; encoded by the coding sequence ATGATAAAAAAAATAATAGCAGTCACTGCTCTCATCCTTAGCGCATGCGGAGGAGGCGGTGGCGGGGGAGGTAGTGCAGATCTATCCGTTTCGACAGATCGACAAGCACTCAATATCTCATTTGTGGAAGGCAGTAGCGCACCAAGCGGTACGATTGAAGTCAGAACTAGTGGCACAGCCCGCGATGCGGTGTATGTCGGCGGCGCATGGACAGGCAAAGCCATTAGCAAGATGACCTACACCCTCGGTACGACAACCGCGACCTTTAACACCACGGTCGACCCGAACCTAGCGGCAGGCACCTATTCAGGCATGATCACCCTCTTGGCCTGCAAAGATATGAATTGCAACGCCCATTACGCAGGTTCACCGATGAAAATCCCCTACACCATCACGGTGTCAGCGGGCTTGACCGTCACATCGGGACCGACCACTCTCGCCAGCGTGCCAGGTACTGGCGTCAACGGGAATATTAAAGTGCAACTACCAGCAGGTGCGACAAGCCTGAGCGCAGTGGTAGCCCCAAATTTGGACGCAACAACACCCTGGCTCAGCGCCAAGGTGACGGGCACAACGGTGGAACTCAGTGCCGCGGCCATGCCAAGTGTGGGCACTTACAAAAACAACCTCACCTTAACTGCTCGCGATGCAAACCAGCAGGTGATCTCTACCAAAAACATCAGCATTGAGTACACGGTGAATACACCCAATACGCAATTGATTACCATTGGTGGCGACACTCAGACTGCAGACTTGTTAAAAACTTGGTCCACACCAGCGCAGAGCAATGGGGCAACAGGCACCTGGACAGCCCGCAGCGATAGCAACTGGCTAAAAATCATCACTCCGACGGGGCAATCTGGCGGCAACTTGAGCTATCAGATCGATCCAGCGCAAATTAGCGCGGTGGGAAATTTTGCCGAGCAGCCATTAAGCGGCACAATCACACTCACACCAGATCAAAGCAATCAGCCTGTGCGCCAATTGCAGGTGCAGCTTGAAAAGAAACTACCCGAGATCACGTCAGCCATGCCGACGGGTCTAGTCAACCAGAGTAATCAATTGATCGTACGTGGCCGAGGGTTTGCCAGCCTGCAAAACCCAGCAGCACGACTTGTCATCACCCCAAGCTTGAGCACAAACGCGGTGACGGTTGTTAACGATACAGAACTGCGCATTCAGTTGCCAGGCGCGGCAGCGGGTACGTATACATTGAGCATGGGCAATGCACTTAATGCGACGATGAATAGTTCTGCAAGCTACAACGTCGTTAGTATTCCAAGTTTGACGTATACCGAGCTTCCGGCTGCAACGGGTCGCTCTACAGCACTGATTTTTGATCCATTACGTCAGGCCATCTTTGCAATATCCAGCGGTATTAACAATACCGACGGCCACATCACGCGCTATGTCAAAAATGACAGCAGTTGGAATACTCTAGGTACGACAACTATTCCGAATTTGCTCAATGCCAATTTGAGCCCCGATCTAAGTCAACTGATCGTCGCAACGACCAATGGCGATATTTCAATGCGTGACCCTGTGACACTTGCAGAATTAAAGCGTGTCAATTATCCAGAAGGGCTGGGCAATAAAGCACCCTATATCAACTCACATGGGCTCTCGATCAGCAATGACAATAAAGTTTGGCTAGCGCTAAGCAACGCCGGACAATGGGGAGGCTTGGGCTATTTTGATTTGCAAACACTGACCTTTAGCAATTTGACATACCGTGATGCATACAATGGCCCCGGCTTTGCTCATTCTGGTAACGGCGAGCGTGTCGTCTTTAGCCCAAGCTATGGGATATCCCCAGCGTCAACATTGCGCTACTTCAATGCCGCAGATCATACATTGCAAACTGCGCCGCATGATTTAACGACCTCTAGCGATATTCATCTGAATACCGACGGCACACGTATGGTTTTCAATGGCCGCATCTATGACGGTGCATTCAATGTGCTTGGCAGCTTGACCTTGCCCGATAGCAATTACTCAATCGAACGGGTCGTACTGTCGCCTGATGGCAGTCGTGCTTACGTCTTGGCGGTAAATTACAATTTGTACTCGCAAAACTCGACCACAGCACCCGAGCCAGCGAGCAAACCGAAGATCTATGTCTTTAATACTAGCGCATCTAATGCAGGCGTGCCTGTCGTTGGTAATTTTGATTTAGCCAGTTATCCGATGTGTTGGTATAACGATCTGTATAAAACAAACCCTTGCGGTAATACCCCGCTGGAAATTACGCCGGATGGCCTGAATCTGATCATCAGTGGCACGAAAAAACTGATCATTCAGCCGATTCCTGCGCCACTTCGCCCAGCGTCTAGTTCTTCGCTCAAATCAGTTCGGCAGCTCGGTAGCAGCAAAGTACAGATGCAGGAATGGAAAATGCATTAA